In Sphingobium sp. B2D3C, a genomic segment contains:
- a CDS encoding shikimate kinase — protein sequence MGRNDKYREEAIAGASAGPSIVLVGLMGVGKSTIGRRLAARLNLPFVDADDEIERAAGMTIQEIFDTYGEPAFRDGERRVIARLIDGVPKVVATGGGAFVNDETRALILAHATAVWLDADIDILVDRVSRRDGRPLLKDREPREVLKSLAAARTPFYQQAPIHIKSSDSPHEATIDKIVKALNP from the coding sequence ATGGGGCGAAACGATAAATATCGCGAAGAGGCCATCGCAGGGGCATCCGCAGGACCATCCATCGTCCTGGTGGGCCTGATGGGCGTGGGAAAGTCCACCATCGGCCGCCGCCTCGCAGCCCGGCTCAACCTGCCCTTTGTCGATGCCGACGACGAGATCGAGCGGGCGGCCGGGATGACCATTCAGGAAATCTTCGACACCTATGGCGAGCCGGCCTTTCGCGATGGCGAGCGGCGCGTGATCGCTCGGCTGATCGACGGCGTGCCCAAGGTTGTCGCCACCGGTGGCGGCGCTTTCGTCAATGACGAGACACGGGCGCTGATCCTCGCGCACGCCACGGCCGTCTGGCTGGATGCGGATATCGACATTCTCGTCGACCGCGTTTCCCGGCGCGATGGCCGCCCCCTGCTGAAGGACCGTGAGCCGCGCGAAGTGCTCAAGAGCCTCGCTGCGGCGCGCACGCCCTTTTACCAGCAAGCCCCCATCCACATCAAAAGCTCGGACTCGCCGCATGAGGCGACCATCGACAAGATCGTGAAAGCGCTCAACCCATGA
- a CDS encoding tyrosine recombinase — translation MAGADERESAVGSRDATLISRYLTMMAAERGASRNTLLAYRTDLEDAAARCQGLADADATRLTSLAASWRDLATSTVARKLSALRGFFAFLEAEAVRADNPAASLARPSLQRPLPKILSHQDVDAIFAVIAERIARVPVNPLDLRLAALIELLYGSGLRATELVSLPAKAMATDRPFLILRGKGGRERLVPISDRARAAVAAWRAHVPEDSAWLFPSGKSYLSRVRLFQLVRALAAEAGIDPARVSPHVLRHAFATHLLEGGADLRALQAMLGHADITTTQIYTHVDAARLVALVNARHPLVDLKRRGV, via the coding sequence ATGGCCGGTGCGGACGAGCGCGAGTCGGCCGTCGGTTCGCGCGATGCCACGCTGATCAGCCGCTATCTCACCATGATGGCGGCCGAGCGCGGCGCCTCACGCAACACATTGCTCGCCTATCGAACCGATCTCGAAGACGCTGCGGCGCGCTGCCAGGGGTTGGCAGATGCGGACGCTACCCGGCTCACCTCGCTGGCTGCATCATGGCGGGATCTCGCGACATCGACGGTCGCGCGCAAACTTTCGGCGCTACGAGGTTTCTTCGCTTTTCTAGAGGCAGAGGCGGTCCGGGCTGACAATCCCGCCGCGAGTCTGGCAAGGCCCAGCCTGCAGCGTCCGCTCCCCAAAATACTGTCTCATCAGGATGTCGATGCGATTTTTGCGGTCATCGCCGAACGGATTGCGCGCGTGCCGGTCAATCCGCTCGACCTACGGCTCGCGGCGCTGATCGAGTTGCTCTACGGTTCCGGGCTGCGTGCGACCGAACTGGTTTCGTTGCCCGCCAAGGCCATGGCGACCGATCGCCCCTTTCTCATCCTGCGGGGTAAGGGCGGGCGCGAGCGGCTCGTGCCGATCTCCGACCGGGCGCGCGCGGCCGTGGCCGCTTGGCGGGCGCATGTGCCGGAGGACAGTGCCTGGCTCTTCCCATCAGGCAAATCCTATTTGAGCCGCGTGCGCCTCTTCCAGCTGGTGCGCGCTTTGGCCGCCGAGGCTGGTATCGATCCGGCGCGGGTCAGCCCGCATGTCCTGCGTCATGCCTTCGCGACCCATTTGCTGGAAGGGGGTGCAGACCTGCGCGCATTGCAGGCCATGCTGGGCCATGCCGACATCACCACGACGCAGATTTACACCCATGTCGACGCCGCGCGACTGGTCGCGCTCGTTAACGCACGCCATCCGCTCGTTGACCTCAAGCGACGCGGCGTATAG
- a CDS encoding ComF family protein, with product MAVRTILQAALAPLLDYALPPRCPGCGVVVGAVGTFCADCWLSIDFIGEPICATCGVDLPGPLGGDITCGACLSEPPPYDRVRAVMTYGEIARTVAHRLKYGRRLSLARVMAEHMTRLVAQDETAGSADPPLFLPVPLHRWRLWSRGFNQSALMGRHIARRSGGVLEPELLRRVKATPPLHMLSRRERQKIVKGAFALAPGAAARLAGRHVILIDDIWTTGATASACARVLRSAGARRIEVLCWTRVGMDEH from the coding sequence ATGGCCGTTCGGACGATTTTGCAGGCCGCACTTGCGCCCCTGCTCGATTATGCGCTGCCGCCGCGATGCCCCGGCTGCGGCGTCGTGGTCGGCGCGGTGGGGACGTTCTGCGCGGACTGTTGGCTGTCCATCGATTTTATCGGCGAGCCGATCTGCGCGACATGCGGGGTCGACCTGCCGGGGCCGCTCGGCGGGGACATCACGTGCGGGGCCTGCCTATCCGAGCCACCGCCCTATGATCGCGTGCGCGCCGTCATGACCTATGGCGAGATTGCACGAACCGTGGCCCATCGCCTGAAATACGGGCGGCGGCTCAGCCTCGCGCGGGTCATGGCAGAGCATATGACGCGACTGGTCGCGCAAGACGAAACCGCAGGATCAGCCGATCCGCCCCTCTTCCTGCCAGTCCCGCTGCATCGCTGGCGACTCTGGTCCCGTGGGTTCAATCAGTCCGCGCTGATGGGCCGCCATATTGCCCGCCGGAGTGGCGGCGTGCTGGAGCCGGAGCTTTTGCGCCGCGTGAAGGCGACGCCGCCGCTCCATATGCTGAGCCGGCGGGAGCGGCAAAAGATCGTAAAAGGCGCCTTCGCGCTCGCCCCCGGAGCGGCTGCGCGTTTGGCTGGCCGCCATGTGATCCTGATCGACGATATCTGGACGACCGGGGCCACTGCGAGCGCTTGCGCGCGCGTGTTGCGGTCCGCGGGCGCGCGCCGGATCGAGGTGCTGTGCTGGACGCGGGTGGGCATGGACGAACATTGA
- the grxC gene encoding glutaredoxin 3 produces MAHVEIYTRAFCGYCARATALLREKGVDFEEYDLTMGGEKRAEMIERANGRATFPQIFIDGQHIGGSDDLMALERSGKLDSLLNA; encoded by the coding sequence ATGGCGCATGTCGAGATCTACACGCGGGCCTTTTGCGGATATTGCGCACGAGCCACGGCGCTGCTGCGAGAGAAAGGCGTCGACTTCGAGGAATATGATCTGACCATGGGCGGCGAGAAGCGTGCCGAGATGATCGAGCGCGCCAATGGCCGCGCCACCTTCCCGCAAATCTTTATCGACGGCCAGCATATTGGCGGCAGCGACGATCTGATGGCGCTCGAACGGAGCGGTAAGCTCGACTCATTGCTGAACGCCTGA
- a CDS encoding carbon-nitrogen hydrolase family protein, whose protein sequence is MRVAILQMNAGIDPVRNRETLVTAVQDAAADGAAMLFTPEMSGLLDQDRARSEAALATEDEDETLRAVREAAQASGLWVHLGSLALRDPETGKRFNRGFVIDAAGDIRARYDKIHLFDVDLPSGERWRESSVYQSGHEAVLVQTPWGGIGLTICYDLRFPDLFRALSNAGADIISVPAAFTVPTGEAHWHVLLRARAIESAAFVIASAQCGLHEDGRRTYGHSLVIDPWGTVLLDAGEAPGLYFADLDLDRIAEVRSKIPVLAHRKSIQDVVLS, encoded by the coding sequence GTGCGCGTTGCCATTTTGCAGATGAATGCCGGCATCGATCCGGTCCGCAATCGGGAGACGCTGGTCACGGCGGTGCAGGACGCTGCGGCTGATGGCGCTGCGATGCTTTTCACACCTGAAATGAGTGGCCTGCTTGATCAGGATCGCGCCCGATCAGAAGCCGCGCTGGCGACCGAGGATGAGGATGAGACGCTCCGCGCCGTCCGTGAGGCCGCGCAGGCTTCGGGCTTGTGGGTGCATCTCGGATCGCTGGCTCTGCGCGATCCGGAAACCGGCAAACGTTTCAACCGCGGCTTTGTCATCGACGCCGCCGGCGATATCCGCGCGCGCTATGACAAGATCCACCTGTTCGACGTTGATCTGCCGAGCGGCGAGCGCTGGCGCGAGTCCAGCGTGTACCAGAGCGGCCACGAGGCGGTTCTGGTGCAAACGCCGTGGGGCGGGATCGGCCTCACGATCTGTTACGACCTGCGCTTTCCTGACCTTTTCCGTGCGCTGAGCAATGCCGGGGCGGACATCATCTCCGTGCCCGCCGCCTTCACCGTGCCGACGGGCGAGGCGCACTGGCATGTGCTGCTGCGTGCCCGCGCCATAGAATCCGCCGCCTTCGTCATTGCGAGCGCCCAATGCGGGCTGCATGAGGATGGTCGGCGGACCTACGGGCACAGTCTGGTCATCGACCCTTGGGGCACAGTACTGCTCGATGCGGGGGAGGCGCCGGGACTGTATTTCGCGGATCTTGACCTTGATCGCATTGCCGAGGTCCGCTCGAAAATCCCGGTACTGGCTCATAGAAAGTCTATTCAGGACGTTGTTTTGTCGTGA
- a CDS encoding acetyl-CoA carboxylase carboxyltransferase subunit alpha, producing MISYLDFEKPVAALQARIDELRETADNDSIDIDAEVEKLQQRSTAMLGDLYARLTPWQKTQVARHAQRPHFRDFVEGMCSDFMPLAGDRAFADDQAIQGGFATIEGRKVMLIGHEKGNDTASRVKHNFGMGMPDGYRKAIRLMQLADRFGLPVVTLVDTSGAFPGVQAEERGQAEAIARATEACLTLGVPLVAAVVGEGGSGGAVALASANRVLMFEHAIYSVISPEGCASILWRTADKAADAAQAMQVTAQQLASLGVIDRIVPEPVGGAHRAPDSAIASLKGAILEELGALASEDSNALRTQRAQKFLAMGA from the coding sequence ATGATCAGTTATCTCGACTTTGAGAAGCCGGTAGCGGCACTCCAGGCCCGGATCGACGAATTGCGCGAGACGGCCGACAATGATTCCATCGATATCGATGCGGAGGTCGAAAAGCTGCAGCAGCGCTCGACGGCGATGCTCGGGGATCTCTACGCGCGGTTGACGCCCTGGCAGAAGACGCAGGTCGCGCGCCATGCCCAGCGGCCGCACTTCCGCGATTTCGTCGAGGGCATGTGCAGCGACTTCATGCCGCTGGCTGGCGACCGCGCCTTTGCCGACGATCAGGCCATTCAGGGCGGCTTTGCGACCATCGAGGGCCGCAAGGTGATGCTGATCGGCCATGAGAAGGGCAATGATACCGCCAGCCGGGTGAAGCATAATTTCGGCATGGGGATGCCGGATGGCTATCGCAAGGCGATCCGGCTGATGCAACTGGCCGATCGTTTTGGCCTGCCCGTGGTAACGCTGGTCGACACCTCAGGCGCCTTTCCGGGTGTGCAGGCCGAAGAACGCGGTCAGGCCGAGGCAATCGCGCGTGCGACCGAGGCCTGCCTCACGCTCGGCGTGCCGCTGGTGGCGGCCGTGGTCGGCGAGGGCGGATCGGGCGGCGCCGTGGCGCTGGCGTCTGCCAATCGCGTGCTGATGTTTGAACATGCGATCTATTCTGTGATCTCGCCTGAGGGTTGTGCCTCCATCCTCTGGCGGACCGCGGACAAGGCGGCAGACGCGGCGCAGGCGATGCAGGTCACCGCGCAGCAGCTCGCCAGCCTGGGGGTGATCGACCGGATCGTTCCGGAGCCGGTGGGCGGTGCTCATCGGGCGCCCGACTCGGCTATCGCAAGCCTCAAGGGCGCAATTCTGGAAGAGCTTGGTGCCCTCGCCAGCGAAGATTCGAATGCGCTGCGCACGCAGCGAGCACAGAAGTTTCTGGCCATGGGCGCCTGA
- a CDS encoding class I SAM-dependent methyltransferase: MTVPVIFNEALRAQRRDRAAGNFSAHDFLYATMADAMLERLDDVTRAFESALTIGCPDRRLVDALAARGCSVTAADPGARFAQACGGDILREDALPYPPESFDLILCCGTLDTINDLPGALIALRRALRPDGLLLLTMIGAGSLARLKAALLAADGERPAQRIHPQIDVRALGDLLARAGFTMPVADSDNLDVRYGSIFSLMADLRGMGAAQCLASPPPPLTRAGLSLAAAHFAQAADPDGRTRERFVILHGSGWAPDPDQPRPARRGSATVSLAEALGPSPATET, from the coding sequence ATGACTGTCCCGGTGATCTTCAACGAGGCTTTGCGGGCCCAGCGCCGCGACCGCGCCGCCGGCAATTTTTCGGCGCACGACTTTCTTTACGCCACGATGGCCGATGCCATGCTGGAGCGACTGGACGACGTGACGCGTGCCTTCGAGTCCGCACTCACCATCGGCTGCCCGGACCGCCGCCTGGTCGATGCCCTCGCTGCGCGGGGTTGCTCGGTAACAGCAGCCGATCCCGGCGCGCGGTTCGCGCAAGCCTGCGGAGGCGACATTCTTCGGGAGGATGCTCTCCCCTACCCGCCGGAAAGCTTCGACCTCATCCTGTGCTGCGGCACGCTCGATACGATCAACGACCTGCCGGGCGCGCTGATTGCGCTGCGCCGCGCGTTGCGGCCCGATGGTTTGCTCCTCCTGACGATGATCGGCGCGGGATCGCTGGCGCGGCTCAAGGCAGCGCTGCTGGCGGCCGACGGGGAGAGGCCCGCCCAGCGCATTCATCCGCAGATCGACGTCCGCGCGCTCGGTGATCTGCTCGCCCGTGCCGGCTTCACCATGCCGGTGGCGGATAGCGACAATCTGGACGTGCGCTACGGCTCGATCTTCAGCCTTATGGCAGATCTGCGCGGCATGGGCGCAGCGCAGTGCCTCGCCTCGCCGCCGCCGCCGCTGACGCGCGCAGGGCTGTCGCTGGCAGCGGCGCACTTCGCGCAGGCCGCTGACCCGGATGGGCGGACGCGGGAACGCTTCGTGATCCTGCATGGCAGCGGATGGGCGCCCGATCCGGATCAGCCCCGTCCCGCGCGGCGTGGCAGCGCGACGGTGTCGCTGGCGGAGGCTTTGGGCCCCTCCCCCGCCACCGAGACCTAG
- a CDS encoding DUF1178 family protein, producing MISFDLKCGHDHVFEVWFRSSADYETQRGGGLLLCPTCGDDRIEKAVMAPAVAAKGNQKASPGTDLAMPEGAVAIPVMSKADAERIGALMTELAQAQSEMIGQSEWVGERFADKARAMHYGETESRLIHGTANARETREMLEEGLPVAPLLIPIAPPDQVN from the coding sequence GTGATTTCCTTCGATCTCAAATGCGGCCACGATCATGTCTTCGAAGTGTGGTTCCGGTCATCCGCAGACTATGAAACCCAGCGGGGAGGGGGGCTTCTCCTGTGCCCCACCTGCGGGGATGACAGGATCGAGAAAGCCGTGATGGCCCCCGCCGTCGCGGCCAAAGGCAACCAGAAAGCATCGCCTGGCACCGATCTCGCCATGCCGGAGGGCGCGGTTGCCATTCCAGTCATGTCCAAGGCGGATGCCGAGCGGATCGGTGCGTTGATGACAGAGCTGGCTCAAGCTCAATCAGAAATGATCGGGCAATCTGAATGGGTTGGCGAACGTTTTGCGGACAAGGCCCGCGCGATGCATTATGGCGAAACGGAGAGCCGGTTGATCCATGGGACGGCCAACGCCAGGGAAACCCGCGAGATGCTGGAAGAGGGGCTACCCGTCGCCCCCTTGCTGATCCCGATCGCGCCGCCCGATCAGGTCAACTGA
- a CDS encoding Flp family type IVb pilin, with amino-acid sequence MKTLRKLFKNDKGATAIEYGLIAALIAVAAIAGMSAIGGSLGNTFNNVSDELETPAAS; translated from the coding sequence ATGAAGACCCTTCGCAAGTTGTTCAAGAACGACAAGGGCGCGACCGCCATCGAATATGGCCTGATCGCAGCCCTGATCGCCGTCGCCGCCATCGCCGGCATGAGCGCCATTGGCGGAAGCCTCGGCAACACGTTTAACAACGTGTCGGACGAGCTCGAGACGCCAGCCGCATCCTGA
- a CDS encoding Flp family type IVb pilin, which yields MRAFIHSLLISQKGATAVEYGLILSLIVLALVTGVSHLGSSTTRTWNEVSNEVTSH from the coding sequence GTGCGGGCCTTCATCCACAGCCTTCTCATATCCCAAAAAGGCGCCACTGCCGTTGAATATGGGTTGATCCTCTCCCTGATCGTGCTGGCGCTCGTCACAGGCGTATCGCACCTTGGTTCATCGACGACCCGTACCTGGAATGAAGTATCGAACGAAGTGACCAGCCATTAA
- a CDS encoding M48 family metalloprotease — protein MGRKYLMLWLSGALVAGCATTQSSEAQQGGIRTATSMSQSERQQGAKAHPELLAEFGGVYNGPQATYVTSVGKRIAVQSSLSNQQNDFTISLLNSSVNNAFAIPGGYVYVTRQLLALMNDEAELAGVLGHEVGHVAAQHGQRRQSAATRNSILGVLGQVLVGAVAGDSGLGQLLQRGIGTGTQLLTLKFSRSQEYEADDLGIRYLASAGYDPKALSSMLASLAAQNTLDGQVRGQGTAVPEWASTHPDPASRVRRALTNAQATRSTNTLRNRDIFFNQLGGMIYGDDPKDGIVQGNQFLHPVMKLKFTAPQGFSIQNGASAVAVVGQSGQAQFSMAQFNGNLDGYVQSVFNQLAGQGQAPDIRVQRTTINDLPVASGSASMANSQGTRLDVTVVAYQFGPSTAYHFITVTPAGRGLGSLSTLINSVTRMTDKEAAAIKPRRLQLVTVRQGDTVQALSSRMAFDDYKVERFLVLNGLSSNTALSTGSRVKIVTY, from the coding sequence ATGGGCCGCAAATATCTGATGCTGTGGTTGAGCGGCGCCCTCGTGGCAGGCTGCGCAACCACGCAATCGAGCGAGGCACAGCAGGGCGGTATCCGCACGGCGACCTCGATGAGCCAGTCCGAGCGCCAGCAGGGCGCCAAGGCACACCCGGAGCTTCTGGCGGAATTTGGCGGGGTCTATAATGGTCCGCAGGCCACCTATGTGACCAGCGTCGGCAAGCGCATCGCGGTTCAGTCGAGCCTGTCGAACCAGCAGAATGATTTTACGATCAGCCTGCTCAATTCATCGGTGAATAACGCGTTCGCGATCCCCGGCGGCTATGTCTATGTGACCCGCCAGTTGCTGGCGCTCATGAATGACGAAGCCGAGCTGGCGGGCGTCCTTGGCCACGAAGTCGGCCACGTCGCAGCCCAGCACGGCCAGCGCCGCCAGAGCGCAGCCACGCGCAACTCGATCCTCGGCGTGCTGGGGCAGGTGCTGGTTGGCGCTGTCGCGGGCGATTCAGGGCTGGGCCAGCTCCTGCAACGCGGCATCGGCACGGGCACGCAATTGCTGACACTCAAATTTTCCCGGTCGCAGGAATATGAGGCGGACGATCTTGGCATCCGCTATCTCGCGAGCGCGGGCTACGACCCCAAGGCGCTGTCATCCATGCTCGCCTCGCTGGCGGCACAGAACACGCTGGACGGGCAGGTGCGCGGTCAGGGTACGGCGGTGCCCGAATGGGCCAGCACACACCCCGATCCCGCCTCCCGCGTGCGCCGCGCGCTCACCAATGCGCAGGCGACCCGCTCCACCAACACGCTGCGCAACCGCGACATATTCTTCAATCAGCTGGGCGGCATGATTTATGGTGACGATCCCAAGGACGGGATCGTGCAGGGCAATCAGTTCCTGCATCCGGTGATGAAGCTCAAGTTCACGGCGCCCCAGGGTTTCTCGATCCAGAACGGCGCCAGCGCCGTGGCGGTTGTCGGCCAATCCGGCCAGGCGCAATTCTCGATGGCGCAGTTTAATGGCAATCTCGACGGCTATGTCCAGTCGGTCTTCAATCAGCTGGCTGGGCAAGGGCAGGCGCCGGACATTCGCGTCCAGCGCACCACCATCAACGACCTGCCGGTCGCGTCGGGCTCGGCCAGCATGGCCAACAGCCAGGGGACACGGCTCGACGTGACGGTGGTTGCCTATCAGTTCGGCCCGTCGACAGCCTATCACTTCATTACGGTCACGCCGGCGGGGCGGGGACTGGGATCGCTCTCCACGCTGATCAACTCCGTGACGCGCATGACGGACAAGGAGGCGGCGGCGATCAAGCCGCGTCGCTTGCAACTGGTGACGGTGCGTCAGGGCGATACCGTCCAGGCACTCTCCAGCCGCATGGCGTTCGACGATTACAAGGTCGAGCGGTTCCTGGTGCTCAATGGGTTATCGTCCAACACTGCCTTGTCCACAGGCAGTCGGGTCAAGATCGTGACCTACTGA
- a CDS encoding (deoxy)nucleoside triphosphate pyrophosphohydrolase, with protein MNQSKPPLVVVAAALVDAQGRVFVQQRPHDKAMGGLWEFPGGKVEADETPEAALIRELREELTIETETACLAPASFATGMIGERPLLLLLYVCRKWQGIVQPTEAPDSRWLHTHQLFALDMPPADAPLVAMLDALL; from the coding sequence ATGAACCAAAGCAAACCGCCACTGGTCGTCGTCGCCGCGGCGCTGGTAGATGCGCAAGGCCGGGTGTTCGTGCAGCAGCGCCCTCATGACAAGGCGATGGGCGGCTTGTGGGAGTTTCCCGGCGGCAAGGTCGAGGCCGATGAAACCCCCGAAGCAGCGCTGATCCGCGAGTTGCGCGAAGAACTCACGATCGAGACCGAAACCGCCTGCCTCGCGCCGGCGAGCTTTGCGACTGGCATGATCGGGGAGCGACCGCTGCTGCTTCTGCTGTACGTCTGCCGCAAATGGCAGGGCATCGTTCAGCCGACAGAAGCGCCGGACAGCCGCTGGCTCCACACCCACCAGTTGTTCGCGCTCGACATGCCCCCCGCCGACGCACCGCTCGTGGCGATGCTGGACGCGCTGCTCTAG